The sequence CAACAAAGGTGCCGCAAAGCTATGATGCTTGACGGTGTTACCATGCAAGCACCTGAAAGCGTATATTTTTCTTTTGATACAAAAATTGCCGCTGATGTTGAAATCGAGCCAAATGTAGTCTTTGGTCCTAAAGTTGAAGTGTCATCGGGCGCTATTATTCATAGTTTTTCTCATGTTGAGGGGGCATTTATTGGTGAAAATGCTTCAATTGGCCCATTTGCGCGCCTTCGACCAGGGGCAAAACTTGGCGCAAAGTCGCGGGTTGGCAATTTTTGCGAAATTAAAAATGCGCAAATTGGAATCGAAGCTAAAGTTAATCATCTTAGCTATATTGGTGACGCCGAAATCGGTGAACGTGCCAATATAGGCGCTGGTACAATTACTTGCAATTATGATGGCTTTAATAAATGGCAAACAAAAATTGGCGATGACGCATTTATCGGTTCTAACAGCGCTTTGATTGCGCCTGTTACTATTGGTGATGGTGCCTATGTTGGCTCAGGTAGTGTTGTAAGCGATAATGTACCTGCTGATGCTTTGGCTTTGGCGCGTGCGCGGCAGGTTAATAAGGAAGATAAGGCTAAATTATTGCGTGCCTATTTTTCATCACTTAAAATTCCAAAATAAGTGTTCAAATGATATGAGGATGTGATTATGAGTCTTGGTTGCCTTTTTCCAGAAATAGAGCCTTTTCATCAAGAGATGCTAAAGGTTTCTGATATTCATGACCTTTATGTCGAGCAATGCGGCAATCCTAATGGTAAGCCAGTGATTATGCTGCATGGTGGACCGGGGACTGGAATTTCAATGACCATGCGACGTTTGCATGATCCGCAAAAATATCGCATTATTTTATTTGATCAACGTGGTTGCGGAAAATCAACCCCCTATGCCGAGTTGCGTGAAAACACCACTTGGGATTTGGTTGATGATATGGAAAAAATCCGTAGCCATTTAGGTGTTGATAAGTGGCAAGTTTTTGGTGGTTCATGGGGATCAACTCTTGCCCTCGCTTACGCGCAAACTCATCCAAATTATGTAAGTGAGCTTATTTTACGGGGCATATTCATGTTGCGCCGTTTTGAGGTGGAGTGGTTTTATCAAGAAGGCGCAAGTCTTATTTTTCCAGATCGGTTTGCCGCTTATCGTGATCATATTCCACTCGACGAGCGGGGCGATATGATTGGCGCCTATTATCGGCGCTTAACCAGTGATAATAAAGAAGTTCAACTTGCTGCAGCAAGGCTATGGGGGCAGTGGGAGGGATCTGCGATTAATCTATTGCCTAATCCTGAGCAAGTTGCAGCCTTTAGTAATGACGATTTTGTTATAGCTTTCGCTCGTATTGAAAGCCATTATTTTCAAAATCGTGGTTTTTGGGAAGATGATGACCACTTGTTAAGAAATGTTGATAAAATTAGACACATTCCGGCGATTATTATCCATGGTCGTTATGATATGTGTACGCCTTTTATTAATGCATGGCAGTTAAAGGAAAAGTGGCCAGAGGCTGAATTGCAAATTATTGAAGATGCTGGACATGCAGTTAATGAGCCTCCTATTGCAAAGGCGCTTATTCAGGCAACAAATCATTTTGCTTAAATAATCGAAGGGGCGTTTTATAAAACGCCCCGTTGGTTTTTAGTCTTGTGGGTCAAGTGGCTCAACACCATCTGCTTCATTGTTTTTGTTAAGGCGAATTTTCTCAACCTTGTTTTCTGCTGTTTTTAGCAAAGTGTCGCAATGCTTTTTCAGTGCTTCGCCGCGTTCGTAAATAAGGATCGATTGTTCAAGCGGTACATCGCCACGCTCGAGATTTTCGACAATATGCTCAAGTTCACTCAAAGCTTTTTCAAAACTCATGGTTGAAACATCGGCATTATCTTGATTATTTGTTGGTTGTTCTGACATCATATTTACCTAAAAATATTTAAATTTCTCAATTCCATTAATTAAAACAAAGAATTATTGGATTTCTGTACGGGTAATGTGGATTCCAAAGCCTTCAAGACCGACATAATGGCGCTCTTTTGAAGCATAAAGCACAATAGAATTGATACCCAAATCCTTTAAAATTTGCGCACCAAGACCAATTTGCCGCCATTCATCCTCACGGGTTACTGCTTCGCTATGGGCTTCATGCCCTTCAAGAATAAGCTCACGGCTACGCATATCATGGGCATCAGTGCCAACGCCGACGGAACCTTCACGTAGATAAACCAAAACGCCGCGTTTTTCATTGGCCATCATCTTTTTCAAGATGGTTGCTATTTCATCTTTAGTGCCAAATACGTCGCTTAAAACATTTTCGCGGTGAAGACGTACGGGAACATTTTCACCGTCACGTATATCGCCAAGGACAATGGCAACATGTTGCATGGGTTCCCAAGGCAATTGATAGGTATGGGCAATAGCAGGGCCGGCTGCTGTTACAACAGCTATTTCATCGACGTGTTCAACAAGCTTTTCCTGTCTTTGACGATAGGCGATTAAGTCCGCAACAGTTACCTCATGAAGGTTATGCTCTTTGGCAAAACTGGATACTTGAGGACCGCGCATAACGGTGCCATCATCATTGACGAGTTCGCACAAAACACCAACTGGTGCTAATCCAGCAAGACGGCATAGATCAACCGCTGCTTCAGTATGGCCAGAGCGCATCAAAACCCCACCCTCGCGGGCAATTAAGGGAAATACATGGCCGGGGCGGACAAAATCAACTGCGCCACAATTGAGATTTGCAAGATTACGTACAGTTAATGTACGGTCATTGGCAGAAATACCGGTTGTTGTACCATGACGATAATCAACGGTCACTGTAAATGCAGTGGAATGGGGAGAATCATTTTCCGCGACCATTGGCGCCAAGTTTAACCGCTTAGCTTCACTATGTGGCATTGGTGCACAAACAATTCCAGACGTGTGGCGTACAATAAATGCCATTTGCTCCGGCGTGCAAAGACTTGCCGCTACAATAATATCACCTTCATTTTCGCGACCATCATCATCCATGACAACGACCATTTCTCCGCGTTCAAAAGCGCGAATGGCATCGACAACATGTTTTTGTTTTTGATTCATTTGAAGGACTTTCTATAAATCGACAATTTAAATCTCAGTTAATCTTTGATCGTTTAAATTCGGCCAGTTTGACCACGATGAAGAAGGAAGTGATCGGCAAGGGCGCAAGCCATCATTGCTTCACCTACCGGAACAGCACGTATGCCAACGCATGGATCATGACGGCCTTTGGTTATAACGTCTACCTCATTGCCATCTTTATCAATTGATTTAGTTGGGGTTAGCATTGAAGAGGTAGGCTTAACGGCAAAACGGGCAATTATTGGCTGTCCGTTTGAGATGCCGCCCAAAATACCGCCGGCATGATTGGATAAAAATAGTGGTTTGCCATCAGCGCTAATACGCATTTCATCAGCATTTTCCTCACCACGCAGTGCTGCAGAGGCAAAACCATCGCCAATTTCAACACCTTTAACCGCGTTTATTGACATCATGTAGGAGGCAATATCTTGATCCAATTTTGCGTAAATTGGGGCGCCGAGACCGGCAGGTACATTTTCAGCTATTATTTCTACAATTGCGCCAATGGATGAGCCGCTTTTACGAATCTCATCAAGATATTGAGTAAAGGGTTCCACCATCATTGGATCGGGACAAAAAAATGGATTATTATCAATCTCTTCAAAGTTCCAGCGGCTTTTATCAATGGATAGATTGCCAATTTGAACAATAGCTCCACGAATGTTGACTTCTGGTATGATTTTACGTGCTAAAGCGCCTGCTGCTACTCGCATTGCGGTTTCGCGGGCTGATGAGCGACCACCACCACGATAATCACGAATACCATATTTGACATCATAGGTGTAGTCAGCGTGGCCAGGGCGATAATTATTCGCTATATCGCCGTAATCTTTTGAGCGTTGATCAGTATTTTCAATAACCATTGAAATGGGGGTTCCAGTGGTAATCAATTGGTCGCCATTTGGTAAAACGCCAGACAATACTTTTACTGCATCATCTTCGCGGCGCTGTGTGGTAAACCGTGATTGTCCTGGCTTTCGGCGGTCGAGTTCTTTTTGAATGTCATTAAGAGAAAAAACAATTCCAGGTGGGCAACCATCAATGACGCAACCAATCGCGCTGCCATGGCTTTCTCCCCAAGTCGTGACTCTAAACATATGACCAAATGTATTGAATGACATGATAATTGCTCAACTATTTTAAAACTCTGTTAGGGTTGTTTTATTGTTGTTTTGGTGTGCGGTCAAATATGATAACGACATATAATCAAAATTTGATGATTTTTTACAATCTTTCGTCACATTCACCTGCTTTATATAAATTCATTCAGTATTAATGTTGAATTTCTTATAACGATAAGCGGTAGGAGGTTGGATTTTGTTTTTTTCCAATTTTTACTATTAGCAATTTTTATAAAGATTGGTGCTATTTGGGGCGAGATTGATACTGTCAATTGAAGAATTCATGTTAGCGGGGCAATGTATTTTGAGTTTATCTTGAATATTTTGGCTGGGGATTTTAATTACTAGAGTTATGGGCCATGTTCCCATATAAGGAATTTTTATGCGCAAACTTTTATTTTTAGGTGCATTCGCTGCGGTTGTTTTTCCATTATCTGCATTTGCTGATAGTGCTCAGGGAACAATTACAGCAATTGATCCAAACGCAAACACTATGCAATTAACAGATGGTAAGAGTTATGCATTACCGGGTGAGTTTGATTTTAGTGTCATTCAACCGGGAATGAAAGTGACGGTATTTTATGATGTTGATGGATCCAACCGTTATGTCACGGATATTGAGCCTGAAGGAGAAAACACTCATATTGAACTTCCTGATGGGCAGACACAGTCTAATTAATTGAGATTTTAATAGTCAATCCATTAACTAAAAATTTAAGCTAGCACGGGGGTCGCTTAGCTGATTGACTTAAAGGCAAAGCATAGTGTTTAAGCGCTACGCTTTGCCTTTTTTTATATAATGAGTCATTATTACGAATTTTATGACTAAAAATTGAATGATTTAATTGCATTGCCAACAGTTTTAACCCTTGTAAGAGTTTCCATTGGATGAAAGACTATTATTCTTCTATATAGTGCTATAGGAAGGGGCATTTGTTTTCATAAAAACAAATGAAAATAACAAATTTGGGCAGAAAAATAATACTCAAAAAATTTAGCTGTTAGAGTGAACTGAGTATAACATTAAATAGCATTCCAATTTAAATGATATGGGTATGGCAAATATGCAATCTTCAAATATACGCGGTCTTTTAGCGGCTTTTGGCGCCTATGGTCTTTGGGGGCTTTTACCGCTTTATATGAAGGCTGTTGCCCATATTGATGTTTTGGAAGTCGTTGCTAACCGTATTATATGGGCAGTTCCTGTTACAGCGCTCATTCTTTATTATTTGGGTAGATTTACCGATTTACTTAATGCTTTCAAGAAACCAAAAGTTCTTGCTATGGCTTGTGTGACTTCGGCGCTTATAACCTGCAATTGGAGTGTTTATATCTGGGCAATTGGCAATAATCATGCTGTCGATGCTGCCCTTGGTTATTATATTAATCCGCTATTAAATGTATTATTGGGCTTTGTTTTTTTAAAGGAACGCTTAACTCCGTTTCAATGGCTAGCTGTTGTTTTAGCTGCATGTGCTGTTGCAATTCTTGCAATAAATAAAGGCGGCTTGCCTTGGGTGTCGTTGGTTTTGCCTATAACATTTGGCCTATATGCTTTGCTACGCAAATCGCTTCCCATCGGTCCAGCGCAGGGATTTATGCTAGAAGCCCTTATTTTGTTTATACCTGCTTTAGTATTGCAAGGCTATTTCATCTATAGCGGTAAAGATTACTTTGTTCACGGCACGACCCTTGATACCCTATTGCTTATTGGCGCTGGCCCTTTAACGGCAATTCCACTCATTTTATTTGCAGCAGGTGCAAAAGCTTTGAATTTGATGACACTTGGCCTTATGCAATATATGACACCAACGATCCTATTTCTATTTGCTGTTTTTGTTTTTCATGAGCCTTTCAGCCAGATTGAACTTGTTGCATTTTCGTTAATCTGGCTAGCACTTATAATTTATACTGTTTCATCTAATATGAATTATCGAGCATCAATCGCAAAAGAAAAAATACTATAAATGCATTTTAAATTTATGTTTAGATCAAGGAGGTCTTAAGTTTTAAGGTCTTCATCCTCACGTAAGGTTAAAACTTCAACACCCTTTTGAGTAACAAGTACTGTGTGCTCAAACTGAGCTGAAAGCCTATTGTCAACGGTTATAACGGTCCAGCCATCTTTTAATGTTTTAACTTCATTGCTACCCTGATTGATCATTGGTTCAATTGTAAAGGTCATGCCAGGCTCTAATATTAGTCCTTTTCCTTTGCTCCCATAGTGAAGTACAGTGGGTTCTTCATGCATTTTACGGCCAATACCGTGCCCACAAAAATCTCTCACCACCGAATATCCATTTTTCTCGGCGTGATGTTGAATGCACGCGCCAATATCGCCTAAAGTGGCGCCAGGCTTTACCAGTCTAATTGCTTTATATAGGCACTCTTGGGTGGTTTTAACGAGATGCTTAGCTTTTTCATCCGTGTCGCCAACAATAAAGGTCACACTGCTATCACCGTAAAATCCATCCTTTTTTACTGTTACGTCAATATTGATAATATCACCATTTACAAGCTGCCTATCACTTGGCCAACCATGACAAACAACCTCATTAATGGATGTATTGACGGTGTGTGGATAGCCATATTGACCAAGGCTACCTGGAATAGCATGGAGATTATTTATAATGTAATCATGACAAAATTTATCAATTTGCAGAGTTGTTGTCCCAGCTTTTATTAAGGGGCGTATAGCGGTTAATACTTTGCTAGTTAATGTGCCAGCAACGCGCATATTCGCTATATCTTTATCATTTTTTATTGGAACTTTTTTTCTTTTTAGCATCAATATTATCCAATTGCAGAAATCTCATATGTCAATATTTGAGTCGTTTCATCATGTCATGCTCATTCATCGCCAAGGCAATATTTAATTGTAAAGAGCATAAACTACTGAAAACAATCAAATGAAATTAATATAGGATTATTATGACGAAGACAAAATAGCGCAACATCAAACGCTTTTAAAAAGAAGTTTGCCTGCGAACGAGTGGCGCAAAACGGCTTTCCTCACCACAAAAGTTGATGGCATATCATTTGATTAAGGTTTGTAAATTTTAAAAAAGGGATTGCCGTAATCGTTTAAAGGTAAAGTAATATATGAACTAAATAAAAGGATTCGGTGATAAATACAGCCCAGCAAAGGAATGAACTTGTCTTATTTATTGAAATTTGGGGGATGTAAAAGCCCTGCTTAACCAATAAATGCGGCTATATAAGAGCAAGCGATCAATATTTTATCAAGCAAAAATATCATGAAAATACTTTGCGTGACGCAATTATCCTAAAGCTAAAGCGTAAAACTTGCAGGATAAAAGGTAAGGTGCAATTTTGCTATGTTAATATGGATAAGTAGGAATAATTTTAACTCACATTTTTGATTGCATATTTTTTAAAGTGGTTCAATTACTTTATAAGTATTTATAGATTAATCATCACAGTGCGTATCTAATGCTGGGCTTCTATTTATTGTCGTATTAGGGGCAGGCCTCAACAATTGAGATAAAATATCACGACTGCAGCTATACATATTGCTGAAAAGAAAGTATGAGCGCATCGACAGTATCTTGTTGCAATACGTCACCAAGTTTGAAGTTTTGCAAACAAGTTCTCAATTTTATGACGTAATTTATAGGTTGGCTTGTAAAAGAAGATATTCGCTGTCCTACCTTTTCGGGGAGGAATGCAAGGCTTGATTTTTTTATCAAATAAGGCTTGCCTCAACCAGACTGTGTCAATACCTTTGTCAGCAATAAGTTCTTGCGCTTCAAGCAAAACTGGTAACAGAAGAGCCGCGCCTTTATAGTCGCTCATCTCACCTTGCTATTATCACAGGCATAGCGGCTTTCCATCTTGGTCAACGACTATATGCAGTTTTGAGTTCAAGCCACCTTTGTGCGTCCGACACATTGGGCAACATCCCCTTTTTAAGCAGGCTTGCTGCTGTGCAGTGTGCTTTAAGATGAGTTGCATCAATCATGATACGCTGAGGTTTTGAGCCTTCCTTGCTAAGTGCTGCAAAGATACGATCAAACACACCCAACCGGCTCAAGCGAAAAAGGGAGTTATAAAGGATTTTGTGCGCACCGTAATCCTTAGAAGCATCTTTCCATTGCAAGCCATGCTTAATAACATAGACAATCCCACTGATAACGCACATATCACCAACACGTGCCACCCCATGCGATAATGGAAAATAAGGCGATATCCGCGCAATCTGATTTTCACTCAATAAAAATATATCACTCATTGGCTACCTCCGTCACACCAATGAATCATAAATTAGCTAAAATGTGAATCAATAAAATTAATAGGTCCTGATCCTAAAGACTTAGCGCGAAATACTCAAATTGGATATTATTATATATTAACCTATTGTCAGTTGAAGTAAGATCAATGCATCTTTAAGTATGATAATATCCGTTCTGCTTGCAATCTTGAAACGAATAGAGGCTTAGGATTTAGCCACATATTTATGCCTATAATGAGGGAAAACATGAAAAGAATTTTATATATTTTAGCTACGCTTTTAATACTTAATATTCCAGCCGTTGCTACGCAGTGGGATGATCAAACTAAAGCAGCAATGCAAGATGCATTTTCTAAAATGTATCTGGCATTTGATTTGAAAGACAAGGAGCAAATATTATTAGATATGCCTCCTGAAACGTTGTTACATTATGCCAAAGGCTTGAATATGACAGAAGAAAAATTTACATCTTTCATGTTTACTGTCATGGATGAAAATTGATCAAAGATATCATCAACGACATTAGATTATGATAAAGATAAGTTTATTTATCGTGAATTACCTAACGGAGAGCTGTATACGCTTATTTTGTACAAAACGCATACCCTTATGAAAGATGGTAGCGAACAAAACTCTGAAAATCTTGGGTTAGGTTTCAATGTTGATGGGCGCTGGTATTTTGTAATTGTTGATGATGAAAGATCGTTTAAAAAAGTTTTAGAAGTTTACCCGCAATTTAAAAATGCAGATTTGACAATTCCCAATTAATAACGTTTTTATTTGCTTTAAATATGTCTTAAAAGGAGCCGAAGGCGCAAGTTTTGGCGTTTTCGTCCTCCATGTCATAATTTGTGGAAATGTGGTAAAGCGTGAATGTTTCTGTTTACATTTAACAAATAAAAAAGGCCAGACAATCTGTCTGACCTCTCGGCGTTATCTTATTTTATCAATGCCAGTACATCCGTGGTCATTGCAAAATAGATAGCAATCTTTAAGCTGCAGCTAGGTTGCAAGCAGACATTTTACCTGAACGCTTGTCTTGCTGCATGTCGTAGCTTACAGCTTGACCTTCATCAAGTCCGCGCATGCCAGATTGTTCTACTGCGCTAATATGTACAAATACATCTGCGCCACCATTATCTGGTTGAATGAAGCCGAAGCCCTTGGTTGAATTGAACCATTTAACTGTGCCTGTGGTCATAATAAACCCTTTCATAGCAATAAGAGATCAATGCAGGAACTGCATCTAAGTACCGATTTTTGAGAAGAGGGGAAAATTAGGACGCTAAAAGCGTATAAAGTAACAACTCGAAAAAAAACATCGTTTTTAATGTTTACATTAAATTATTTCATACGTCAATTGAAATTTTAAATAAGTATTATAGTGCTAAAATGAAAGTTATTCAAAATAAATATCATTACAAAATTTAAATAAAATTGGGTAACGCTATTTTTTCGTAAAAACCAATTATAAAAAGCGGTAATATTAACCCTGCCCGTGATTTAAATTAAGTCCCTGCCTTTAGTTTTTTTTGCTAACGCATCACGCTCTGATGTATTTTCAA comes from Bartonella sp. HY038 and encodes:
- the pip gene encoding prolyl aminopeptidase — its product is MSLGCLFPEIEPFHQEMLKVSDIHDLYVEQCGNPNGKPVIMLHGGPGTGISMTMRRLHDPQKYRIILFDQRGCGKSTPYAELRENTTWDLVDDMEKIRSHLGVDKWQVFGGSWGSTLALAYAQTHPNYVSELILRGIFMLRRFEVEWFYQEGASLIFPDRFAAYRDHIPLDERGDMIGAYYRRLTSDNKEVQLAAARLWGQWEGSAINLLPNPEQVAAFSNDDFVIAFARIESHYFQNRGFWEDDDHLLRNVDKIRHIPAIIIHGRYDMCTPFINAWQLKEKWPEAELQIIEDAGHAVNEPPIAKALIQATNHFA
- the rarD gene encoding EamA family transporter RarD; the encoded protein is MQSSNIRGLLAAFGAYGLWGLLPLYMKAVAHIDVLEVVANRIIWAVPVTALILYYLGRFTDLLNAFKKPKVLAMACVTSALITCNWSVYIWAIGNNHAVDAALGYYINPLLNVLLGFVFLKERLTPFQWLAVVLAACAVAILAINKGGLPWVSLVLPITFGLYALLRKSLPIGPAQGFMLEALILFIPALVLQGYFIYSGKDYFVHGTTLDTLLLIGAGPLTAIPLILFAAGAKALNLMTLGLMQYMTPTILFLFAVFVFHEPFSQIELVAFSLIWLALIIYTVSSNMNYRASIAKEKIL
- the ribB gene encoding 3,4-dihydroxy-2-butanone-4-phosphate synthase, whose product is MNQKQKHVVDAIRAFERGEMVVVMDDDGRENEGDIIVAASLCTPEQMAFIVRHTSGIVCAPMPHSEAKRLNLAPMVAENDSPHSTAFTVTVDYRHGTTTGISANDRTLTVRNLANLNCGAVDFVRPGHVFPLIAREGGVLMRSGHTEAAVDLCRLAGLAPVGVLCELVNDDGTVMRGPQVSSFAKEHNLHEVTVADLIAYRQRQEKLVEHVDEIAVVTAAGPAIAHTYQLPWEPMQHVAIVLGDIRDGENVPVRLHRENVLSDVFGTKDEIATILKKMMANEKRGVLVYLREGSVGVGTDAHDMRSRELILEGHEAHSEAVTREDEWRQIGLGAQILKDLGINSIVLYASKERHYVGLEGFGIHITRTEIQ
- the map gene encoding type I methionyl aminopeptidase; the protein is MLKRKKVPIKNDKDIANMRVAGTLTSKVLTAIRPLIKAGTTTLQIDKFCHDYIINNLHAIPGSLGQYGYPHTVNTSINEVVCHGWPSDRQLVNGDIINIDVTVKKDGFYGDSSVTFIVGDTDEKAKHLVKTTQECLYKAIRLVKPGATLGDIGACIQHHAEKNGYSVVRDFCGHGIGRKMHEEPTVLHYGSKGKGLILEPGMTFTIEPMINQGSNEVKTLKDGWTVITVDNRLSAQFEHTVLVTQKGVEVLTLREDEDLKT
- a CDS encoding cold-shock protein, with the protein product MTTGTVKWFNSTKGFGFIQPDNGGADVFVHISAVEQSGMRGLDEGQAVSYDMQQDKRSGKMSACNLAAA
- a CDS encoding DUF1344 domain-containing protein — translated: MRKLLFLGAFAAVVFPLSAFADSAQGTITAIDPNANTMQLTDGKSYALPGEFDFSVIQPGMKVTVFYDVDGSNRYVTDIEPEGENTHIELPDGQTQSN
- the aroC gene encoding chorismate synthase, whose protein sequence is MSFNTFGHMFRVTTWGESHGSAIGCVIDGCPPGIVFSLNDIQKELDRRKPGQSRFTTQRREDDAVKVLSGVLPNGDQLITTGTPISMVIENTDQRSKDYGDIANNYRPGHADYTYDVKYGIRDYRGGGRSSARETAMRVAAGALARKIIPEVNIRGAIVQIGNLSIDKSRWNFEEIDNNPFFCPDPMMVEPFTQYLDEIRKSGSSIGAIVEIIAENVPAGLGAPIYAKLDQDIASYMMSINAVKGVEIGDGFASAALRGEENADEMRISADGKPLFLSNHAGGILGGISNGQPIIARFAVKPTSSMLTPTKSIDKDGNEVDVITKGRHDPCVGIRAVPVGEAMMACALADHFLLHRGQTGRI
- a CDS encoding exodeoxyribonuclease VII small subunit — protein: MSEQPTNNQDNADVSTMSFEKALSELEHIVENLERGDVPLEQSILIYERGEALKKHCDTLLKTAENKVEKIRLNKNNEADGVEPLDPQD